One Streptosporangium becharense genomic window, GCCGGGGCGTCACCGGAGGCCGGGGCGGTACTGGAGGTCGGGCCGCCGCCGGTGGCCGGGCCGCTGCCGGGAGCCGGAGCGTCGCCGGAGGTCGGAGCGGTGCCGGGGTCGCCGGTCATCACCGTTCGCGCCGGGAGATGAGGACGGTGGCCAGGTCGTCGCTGAGCGCGTCGCGGTTCAGCTCGGTGACCCGCTCGATGAGGCGGTCGAGGTTGATCCCGCCCTGCTCCTGGATGATCCGCAGCAGTCCTTCGGTGCCGAGCAGGTCGGGCCCGCCGCCGACGGTGGCCTCGATGAGGCCGTCGGTGTAGAGCAGCAGCGACCAGTCGTCGCCGAGCGGTACCTCGATCTCCGACCACTCCACACCCTTGAAGATCCCGAGCGGGGGGCCGGAGGGCGTGCCCGGCACCACTCCGAGCTCGCCGTCGCGGATCAGCAGCGGCGGCGGATGGCCGACCACGTGCATCCGCGCGACGTCGAGCGCCGGGTCGATCGTGGCGATGCACAGGGTGGTGAAGATCTCCGCGGACTTGCGTTCCAGGCGGAGCACCGCGTCGAGGGTGCCGAGCAGGTCGTTGCCGCTGTGCCCGGCCAGCACCAGGGTCCGCCAGGCGATCCTGAGGGAGACCCCCAGCGCCGCCTCGTCGGGGCCGTGTCCGCACACGTCGCCGACCACGACGTGCACGGCGCCGTCGGGGCTCTGCACGGTGTCCCAGAAGTCGCCGGCGAGCAGGGCACGCCTGCGGCCGGGCAGGTAGCGGGCGTGGTGTTCCAGGGAGTCCGTCGTCAGCAGCGGGACCGGCAGCAGCCCGCGCTCCAGCCGGGAGTTCTCCTTGGTGAGCAGCTCGACCTCGACCAGTTTGCGCTGGGCCAGGTCGGCGCGCTTGCGCTCGATCGCGTAGCGGATCGCCCGCGCCAGCAGCCGGGCCTCCACGTCCTGTTTGACGAGGAAGTCCTGGGCACCCGCGGCGACGGCCTCCACCCCGACGTGGGTGTCGTTCAGGCCGGTCAGCACGAGCACGGCGGCGTGCGGTGCCGCGGACAGCACCTGCTCCAGCGCCTCCAGACCGGTCGCGTCGGGCAGGGAGAGGTCGACGAGCACGCAGTGGACGTCCTCGGTCAGCCGCTCCAGGCTCTCGGCGAGGCTCCGCACCCAGATGATCTTCGGCGGGTTCTCCGTCTCGCCGAGCAGCTCCTCCACGA contains:
- a CDS encoding PP2C family protein-serine/threonine phosphatase, encoding MTAPPNETLTLLLIEDDAGDAFLVEELLGETENPPKIIWVRSLAESLERLTEDVHCVLVDLSLPDATGLEALEQVLSAAPHAAVLVLTGLNDTHVGVEAVAAGAQDFLVKQDVEARLLARAIRYAIERKRADLAQRKLVEVELLTKENSRLERGLLPVPLLTTDSLEHHARYLPGRRRALLAGDFWDTVQSPDGAVHVVVGDVCGHGPDEAALGVSLRIAWRTLVLAGHSGNDLLGTLDAVLRLERKSAEIFTTLCIATIDPALDVARMHVVGHPPPLLIRDGELGVVPGTPSGPPLGIFKGVEWSEIEVPLGDDWSLLLYTDGLIEATVGGGPDLLGTEGLLRIIQEQGGINLDRLIERVTELNRDALSDDLATVLISRRER